One window of the Tachyglossus aculeatus isolate mTacAcu1 chromosome 12, mTacAcu1.pri, whole genome shotgun sequence genome contains the following:
- the MTNR1A gene encoding melatonin receptor type 1A — protein sequence MVTPMTIIVIVVIITVIFNCHYWTTLFYLPCSCSGFSPDIWFAQPCVNAPQQVGVGGPPESSSPPVEAAKGTNPAAGGDQHLPKSGCGAANRGMWANGSEGAAEGVPGRPPWVRPALATVLIVTIVGDLLGNALVIVSVARNKKLRNAGNAFVVSLAVADLVVALYPYPLVLSAVLQRGWSLGPLHCQLSGFFMGLSVVGSVFNITAIALNRYCSVCHGPRYLRLFSGRHTAGYVALVWLLALLAVAPNVTVGSLRYDPRIFSCTFAQSVSAAYTVAVVCFHFLLPMAVVAFCYLRIWGLVLGLQRRRGRPVPGPRPSPQDLRNFVTMFAVFVLFALCWAPLNFIGLAVAAAPRRTLPRLPDWLFVVSYYLAYFNSCLNAVVYGLLNRQFRREYWNLALGLCPAVDHQPRRPGAQGETLPRASHGDRVRVESV from the exons ATGGTCACTCCGATGACCATCATTGTCATTGtcgtcatcatcactgtcatcttcaactgccATTACTGG accacgctcttCTATCTTCCCTGTTCCTGTTCCGGCTTCTCCCCAGATATATGGTTCGCCCAGCCATG CGTGAACGCACCGCAGCAGGTGGGAGTGGGCGGTCCCCCCGAAAGCTCCAGCCCCCCCGTGGAAGCGGCcaa GGGCACAAACCCTGCTGCGGGGGGTGACCAGCACCTCCCGAAATCGGGCTGCGGGGCTGCGAACAGGGGGATGTGGGCGAATGGCAGCGAGGGGGCAGCGGAGGGGGTCCCGGGCCGCCCCCCCTGGGTGCGTCCTGCCCTGGCGACCGTCCTGATCGTCACCATCGTGGGGGATCTGCTGGGCAACGCACTGGTCATCGTGTCCGTGGCCCGGAACAAGAAACTGAGGAACGCAG GAAACGCGTTCGTGGTGAGCCTGGCGGTGGCGGACCTGGTGGTGGCCTTGTACCCGTATCCCCTGGTACTCAGCGCCGTCCTCCAGCGCGGCTGGAGCCTGGGCCCCTTGCACTGCCAGCTCAGCGGCTTCTTCATGGGCTTGAGCGTCGTCGGCTCCGTCTTCAACATCACCGCCATCGCCCTGAACCGCTACTGCTCCGTGTGCCACGGGCCGCGCTACCTCCGCCTCTTCAGCGGCCGCCACACCGCGGGCTACGTGGCCCTGGTCTGGCTGCTGGCCCTCCTGGCCGTGGCGCCCAACGTGACGGTGGGCTCCCTGCGCTACGACCCCCGCATCTTCTCCTGCACCTTCGCCCAGTCGGTGAGCGCGGCCTACACCGTGGCCGTGGTCTGCTTCCACTTCCTGCTGCCCATGGCCGTCGTGGCCTTCTGCTACCTGCGCATCTGGGGCCTCGTGTTGGGCCTCCAACGGCGGCGGGGTCGGCCGGTCCCCGGGCCTCGCCCCTCGCCCCAAGACCTCCGCAACTTCGTCACCATGTTCGCGGTGTTCGTGCTCTTCGCCCTGTGTTGGGCCCCGCTGAACTTCATCGGCCTGGCGGtggccgccgccccccgccggaCGCTGCCCCGGCTCCCGGACTGGCTGTTCGTGGTCAGCTACTACCTGGCCTATTTCAACAGCTGCCTCAACGCCGTCGTCTACGGGCTCCTCAACCGCCAATTCCGCCGAGAGTACTGGAACCTCGCCTTGGGCCTCTGCCCCGCCGTGGACCACCAACCCCGCAGGCCCGGAGCCCAGGGCGAGACTCTCCCACGCGCCTCCCACGGTGACCGAGTCCGGGTGGAGTCGGTGTGA